A genome region from Rhodanobacter thiooxydans includes the following:
- the pbpC gene encoding penicillin-binding protein 1C encodes MTATSSAPLLPAPCRSRTWRWLRGIVIATIALLLAAFALDRLFPLHLPAPDTGSTVVLARDGTPLRAFADSDGVWRYPTTAKQVSPLYLQALLNYEDRWFYRHPGVNPYALLRGLGGGLRHGRIVSGGSTLSMQVARIIQPIPHTFRGKLVQILRALQLEAHLSKAQILDLYLNHAPFGGPIEGVEAASWAYLGKPAARLSHAEAALLAVLPQSPSRLRPDRHAQAARAARDKVLGRMRDLGVWSVAEVHGAAIEPVAARSLRAPLSAALLAERLHREQPAARRITSTIDANLQRAAEERVGAYLSRLPAHTSAALLVVDNATLEARVYVGTSEYADPQRHGYVDMVRAPRSPGSTLKPFLYGLALDDGLIHSQSLLVDAPQDFGGYKPGNFDEAFSGPVSAAEALQRSLNVPAVDVLDRVGPGRFVARLANGGIDLGLPDGATPNLSIILGGASTRLENLVGAYTAFANGGIAGTPRYTTEQPARPRRLLSPGAAWIIRDVLAHNPADVEGAPLAGAINRHERVAWKTGTSYGYRDAWSLGVTDRWTVGVWIGRPDGTPSPGQYGAVTALPLLFQIVDMLPQRDASAPARPASVTSVAICWPLGGTLAATDPALCRQHRTAWVLDGALPPTFAERGLDAWSAGLLTLRVNDQGQRLSGACHARRERTIRLARWPALATPWLGVDDRARSALPPLAPGCAADALNRASPIRISGLIDGVTLRRAPNSDKPLRVTLRALGAQAGVQWLLNGRLQGSSEADAAIAITLPQAGDYRITAVARDGAFATLTLRVVGPPA; translated from the coding sequence ATGACCGCGACCTCATCCGCACCGCTTCTTCCTGCTCCGTGCCGCTCCCGCACCTGGCGCTGGCTGCGCGGCATCGTCATCGCCACCATCGCGTTGCTGCTCGCTGCCTTCGCGCTCGACCGCCTGTTCCCGCTGCACCTCCCCGCGCCCGACACCGGCAGCACGGTGGTGCTGGCGCGCGACGGCACGCCGCTGCGTGCGTTTGCCGACAGCGACGGCGTGTGGCGCTACCCGACTACGGCGAAACAGGTGTCGCCGCTGTACCTGCAGGCGCTGCTGAACTACGAGGACCGCTGGTTCTACCGCCACCCCGGGGTCAACCCGTATGCGCTGCTGCGCGGGCTGGGCGGCGGGCTGCGCCACGGCCGCATCGTTTCGGGCGGTTCCACGCTGAGCATGCAGGTGGCGCGGATCATCCAGCCGATTCCGCACACGTTCCGCGGCAAGCTGGTGCAGATCCTGCGCGCGCTGCAGCTGGAGGCGCACCTCAGCAAGGCGCAGATCCTCGACCTCTACCTCAACCACGCGCCGTTCGGCGGCCCGATCGAAGGCGTGGAGGCGGCCTCATGGGCGTACCTGGGCAAGCCGGCGGCGCGGTTGTCGCATGCCGAGGCGGCCCTGCTGGCGGTGCTGCCGCAGTCGCCCAGCCGGCTGCGCCCGGACCGCCACGCGCAGGCGGCGCGCGCCGCGCGCGACAAGGTGCTCGGGCGCATGCGCGACCTCGGCGTGTGGAGCGTGGCCGAGGTGCACGGCGCGGCGATCGAGCCGGTGGCGGCGCGCTCGCTGCGCGCGCCGCTGTCCGCCGCGCTGCTGGCCGAGCGGCTGCACCGCGAGCAGCCGGCGGCGCGGCGCATCACCAGCACCATCGACGCGAACCTGCAGCGCGCCGCCGAGGAGCGGGTCGGCGCGTATCTGTCGCGGCTGCCGGCGCATACTTCGGCGGCGCTGCTGGTGGTGGACAACGCCACGCTGGAGGCGCGCGTCTACGTCGGCACCAGCGAGTACGCCGACCCGCAGCGGCACGGCTACGTCGACATGGTGCGCGCGCCGCGCTCGCCGGGCTCCACGCTGAAGCCGTTCCTGTACGGGCTGGCGCTGGACGACGGGCTGATCCACTCGCAGAGTCTGCTGGTCGACGCGCCGCAGGATTTCGGCGGCTACAAGCCGGGCAATTTCGACGAGGCGTTCTCGGGGCCGGTCAGCGCGGCCGAGGCGCTGCAGCGCTCGCTCAACGTGCCGGCGGTGGACGTGCTGGACCGGGTCGGGCCGGGCCGCTTCGTGGCGCGGCTGGCGAACGGCGGCATCGACCTGGGCCTGCCGGACGGCGCGACGCCGAACCTGTCGATCATCCTCGGCGGCGCGTCGACCCGGCTGGAAAACCTGGTCGGCGCGTACACCGCGTTCGCCAACGGCGGCATTGCCGGCACGCCGCGTTACACGACGGAACAACCTGCGCGGCCGCGCCGGCTGCTGTCGCCCGGGGCGGCGTGGATCATCCGCGACGTGCTGGCGCACAACCCGGCCGACGTCGAGGGCGCGCCGCTGGCCGGCGCGATCAACCGGCACGAGCGGGTGGCGTGGAAGACCGGCACCAGCTACGGCTACCGTGACGCCTGGTCGCTTGGGGTTACCGACCGCTGGACGGTGGGTGTGTGGATCGGTCGTCCGGACGGCACGCCGTCGCCCGGCCAGTACGGCGCGGTGACCGCCTTGCCGCTGCTGTTCCAGATCGTCGACATGCTGCCGCAGCGCGACGCCAGCGCGCCGGCGCGGCCGGCCAGCGTGACGTCGGTCGCCATCTGCTGGCCGCTCGGCGGCACGCTCGCCGCCACCGATCCCGCGCTGTGCCGCCAGCACCGCACGGCCTGGGTGCTCGACGGCGCGTTGCCGCCGACGTTCGCCGAACGCGGGCTCGACGCCTGGTCCGCCGGCCTGCTCACGCTGCGCGTCAACGACCAGGGCCAGCGCCTGAGCGGTGCCTGCCACGCCCGCCGCGAGCGCACGATCCGGCTGGCGCGCTGGCCCGCGCTGGCCACGCCGTGGCTGGGCGTGGACGACCGCGCCCGTTCTGCGCTGCCGCCGCTCGCGCCCGGTTGCGCCGCCGACGCACTAAACCGCGCCAGCCCGATCCGCATCAGCGGCCTCATCGACGGCGTCACCCTGCGCCGCGCGCCGAACAGCGACAAGCCGCTGCGCGTGACCCTGCGTGCGCTGGGCGCGCAGGCCGGCGTGCAATGGCTGCTCAACGGCCGCCTGCAGGGCAGCAGCGAGGCCGACGCCGCGATCGCCATCACCTTGCCGCAAGCCGGCGATTACCGCATCACCGCGGTCGCCCGCGACGGCGCCTTCGCCACCCTCACGCTGCGCGTGGTGGGGCCGCCGGCGTGA
- a CDS encoding alpha/beta hydrolase: MHAVLQNRPADGPEPTAWLAMADGQQLFLRDWPLAGARGAVLLVHGLGEHSGRYQRLATWFNRRGYAVRGYDQRGHGRSPGRRGGLRHGDDLLEDLATVYYDYAGGLPHPPLLLGHSMGGLVAVRAVLDGRVEPLALLLSSPALRTRESPRMIALARLLARVAPNLPLRNGLDFDQLSHDRQVVADYRRDPLRHGWITPRLADFIFRAGAACIADAARLALPTLLLVADGDGIVDPSGSREFARQATSTGQLTTRFFSLLYHELFNENEPGRGQVLMQLGDWLGRQDAPAPHR, from the coding sequence ATGCACGCGGTACTGCAGAACCGTCCGGCGGACGGCCCCGAACCCACCGCCTGGCTCGCCATGGCCGATGGCCAGCAGCTGTTCCTGCGCGACTGGCCGCTGGCCGGCGCGCGCGGCGCGGTGCTGCTGGTGCACGGGCTGGGCGAGCACAGCGGCCGTTACCAGCGCCTGGCGACCTGGTTCAACCGGCGCGGCTACGCCGTGCGCGGCTACGACCAGCGCGGCCACGGCCGGAGCCCGGGCCGTCGCGGCGGCCTACGCCATGGCGACGATCTGCTGGAGGATCTGGCCACCGTCTATTACGACTACGCCGGCGGCCTGCCGCATCCGCCGCTGCTGCTCGGCCACAGCATGGGCGGCCTGGTGGCCGTGCGCGCCGTGCTGGACGGCCGCGTCGAGCCGCTGGCGCTGCTGCTGTCGTCGCCGGCGCTGCGTACCCGCGAGTCGCCGCGGATGATAGCGCTGGCGCGGCTGCTCGCCCGCGTCGCGCCAAACCTGCCGCTGCGCAACGGGCTGGATTTCGACCAGCTCTCGCACGATCGCCAGGTGGTGGCCGACTACCGCCGCGACCCGCTGCGCCACGGCTGGATCACCCCGCGGCTGGCCGACTTCATCTTTCGCGCCGGCGCCGCATGCATCGCCGACGCCGCCCGTCTGGCGCTGCCGACCCTGCTGCTGGTGGCCGATGGCGACGGCATCGTGGACCCATCCGGCAGCCGCGAGTTCGCCCGCCAGGCGACATCGACCGGGCAGCTCACCACGCGCTTCTTCTCGCTGCTGTACCACGAGCTGTTCAACGAGAACGAACCGGGCCGCGGTCAGGTGCTGATGCAGCTGGGCGACTGGCTGGGCCGGCAGGACGCGCCGGCGCCACACCGCTGA
- a CDS encoding alpha-2-macroglobulin family protein — MSRRSYECLSRRVWSRALIALLLGLLLAACHRGPDNGKPALQGAPAASASAPARAQAEFALVSASSQTTDSRTALVLRFNAALASAQAFDTLVAVTGPNGEVVGGSWSLDDDNKTLRFPFVQANTRYAVQLKAGLLAADGRTLGHAVKHDVYSGNLPAAVGFASHGSVLPARGTRGLPLVSMNVHDADVEFFRVRDDALSDLFCSYPRNGHRDSYELDHDVAYYNSCGEGDDRRSRVPITQLADSVYANHYTLGGEPNERTVTYLPVQNIKELAQPGVYMAVVKAGGSFREGYDTATFFVSDLGLHLRVYRDNVLLHVASLRDGSAVNAVDIEVRDAAGRSKLKATTGADGDALLAYKVKASDVLVARHGKDVSVLPFNRPALDVSNFDISGRRQAPFEVYAWSGRDLYRPGETLRASALLRDFDGKPMKAQSLFVRVKQPDGRVLAEQRLEPQQLNYFELSQAIPADAPTGLWQLEFRLDPASKETVQAFPFHVEEFLPERLKVELSSPQPRLAPNEPLKLKVASSYLYGAPADGNRFTAKLLVAPEVHPLEQMTDTFFGDPTVELPKSADDVVDAKLDAQGVLEQDVALPDDVKPVAPLAVTLSGSVYESGGRAVTRLLKRTYWPADALVGVRPLFNPKQGAASEAPAGFEIVRANADGALVAGSHLKVRLQRELRDFYWLYERSGGWQSNANQRLQLIEEKDVDVAAGKSAHVEFPVQWGSYRVEVYDPATKLTTVFPFFAGYSWDDQNLGKEARPDKVKLALDKARYRAGDTMKVTVTPPQPGPGVLLVESDHLLYTRNIDAKAGAVFEIPVTKDWERHDVYVTALVFRGGEAAEHTTPARAMGVEYVAMDRNDRRIALKLDAPALLRPGNPLEVGVQASGLAGQQAFVTLSAVDQGVLNITSYPVPDAWAWLFARRALGVDAYDLYSRIIEAMDGTEARLRYGGDMSGAALPKATRLNPKVQIVDLFAGPVAFDAQGRAKLHVDVPDFNGSLRLAALAYTDSRYGNADGAVTVRAPLVVEPSTPRVMAAGDKAMISLDLKNLSGKDGTAKVSVKGGGPITVDKATPSVPLKDGAGATLHMPVTAQAGAAVATVDIHAELNDYRVDRHFEFAVRPAWPETVSTTPLALEAGKPVHFGGAAIAGLLPATVNARITLSTLPPLPYAAALRDMLRYPYGCIEQTTSKGYAALILDGQTAKALGTQVMSDAMRKAAVDGALSRIASFQASNGHFSFWGSSSPIVTFTTPYVVDFMLDARDAGFAVQQDVLQKSLQRLNDDLLAGGHPYYEYEQHDHLRLADEAYSGFVLARVNRAPLGTLRAIFDNERQKLVAPLPLLHLGIAFKLMGDNERAQKAIDEAFAWSKERPWYVGDYGSELRDLALMVALTHSYGMSKPAYDAKLVDWARNATANVRQRQKEFADYRWSWSYLSTQEQAAIARVAAAFDAKSGAPLAATISVNGKAETAPDQRVWSRALNAAELGAGIGVGVQPTSDAAVFATLDVAGIPQHAPAADASQIDVRRSWFTTDGKSWSGGPLKEGDTLIVELSIEARMNVPDALVTDLLPGGLEVENLNLGGAQSWSGVVIDGIELDQHAAAAQIVHEEYRDDRYAAALNLSRGDTARVFYLVRAVTPGTYTVPPPLVEDMYRPAVRGIGKAEPAKITVVEP; from the coding sequence ATGTCGCGTCGATCGTACGAGTGCCTTTCGCGCCGGGTGTGGTCGCGCGCGCTGATTGCCTTGCTGCTGGGCCTGCTGCTGGCGGCCTGCCATCGCGGCCCCGACAACGGCAAGCCGGCCCTGCAAGGTGCGCCGGCCGCCAGCGCCTCCGCGCCGGCCAGGGCGCAGGCGGAGTTCGCGCTGGTCTCGGCCAGCTCGCAGACCACGGATTCGCGCACCGCGCTGGTCCTGCGCTTCAACGCCGCGCTGGCCTCGGCGCAGGCGTTCGACACGCTGGTCGCGGTGACCGGCCCGAACGGCGAGGTGGTCGGCGGCAGCTGGAGCCTCGACGACGACAACAAGACGCTGCGCTTCCCGTTCGTGCAGGCGAACACGCGCTACGCGGTGCAGCTGAAGGCCGGTCTGCTCGCCGCCGACGGCCGCACGCTGGGCCACGCGGTGAAGCACGACGTGTACTCCGGCAACCTGCCGGCGGCGGTCGGCTTTGCCTCGCACGGCAGCGTGCTGCCGGCGCGCGGCACGCGCGGCCTGCCGCTGGTGTCGATGAACGTGCACGACGCCGACGTGGAGTTCTTCCGCGTGCGCGACGACGCGCTGTCGGACCTGTTCTGCAGCTATCCGCGCAACGGCCACCGCGACAGCTACGAGCTCGACCACGACGTCGCCTACTACAACAGCTGCGGCGAGGGTGACGACCGGCGCAGCCGCGTGCCGATCACCCAGCTGGCCGACTCGGTCTACGCCAACCACTACACGCTGGGTGGCGAGCCGAACGAGCGCACCGTGACCTACCTGCCGGTGCAGAACATCAAGGAGCTGGCGCAGCCAGGCGTGTACATGGCCGTGGTCAAGGCCGGCGGCAGCTTCAGGGAGGGCTACGACACCGCTACCTTCTTCGTCAGCGACCTCGGCTTGCACCTGCGGGTGTACCGCGACAACGTGCTGCTGCACGTGGCCTCATTGCGCGACGGCAGCGCGGTCAACGCGGTGGACATCGAGGTCCGCGACGCGGCCGGGCGCAGCAAGCTCAAGGCCACCACCGGCGCCGACGGCGATGCGCTGCTGGCATACAAGGTGAAGGCTTCCGACGTGCTGGTGGCGCGCCATGGCAAGGATGTTTCGGTGCTGCCGTTCAACCGGCCGGCGCTGGACGTGTCCAACTTCGACATCAGCGGCCGCCGGCAGGCGCCGTTCGAGGTATACGCCTGGTCCGGACGCGACCTGTACCGCCCCGGCGAGACGCTGCGCGCCTCGGCCCTGCTGCGCGATTTCGACGGCAAGCCGATGAAGGCGCAGTCGCTGTTCGTGCGGGTGAAGCAGCCCGATGGGCGCGTGCTCGCCGAGCAGCGGCTGGAGCCGCAGCAGCTAAATTACTTCGAGCTGAGCCAGGCGATCCCGGCCGACGCGCCGACCGGCCTGTGGCAGCTGGAATTTCGCCTCGACCCCGCCAGTAAGGAAACCGTGCAGGCGTTCCCGTTCCACGTCGAGGAGTTCCTGCCCGAGCGGCTCAAGGTGGAGTTGTCCAGCCCGCAGCCGCGGCTGGCGCCGAACGAACCGCTGAAGCTGAAGGTCGCCTCCAGCTACCTGTACGGCGCGCCCGCCGACGGCAACCGCTTCACCGCGAAGCTGCTGGTGGCGCCGGAAGTGCATCCGCTGGAGCAGATGACGGACACCTTCTTCGGCGACCCGACGGTCGAGCTGCCGAAGAGCGCCGACGACGTGGTCGACGCGAAGCTCGACGCGCAGGGCGTGCTGGAGCAGGACGTGGCGCTGCCCGACGACGTCAAGCCGGTTGCGCCGCTGGCGGTGACCCTGTCCGGCAGCGTCTACGAAAGCGGCGGCCGCGCGGTGACCCGCCTGCTCAAGCGCACCTACTGGCCGGCCGACGCGCTGGTCGGCGTGCGCCCGCTGTTCAACCCGAAGCAGGGCGCCGCAAGCGAGGCGCCGGCCGGCTTCGAGATCGTGCGGGCGAATGCCGACGGCGCGCTGGTCGCCGGCAGCCACCTGAAGGTGCGCCTGCAGCGCGAACTGCGTGATTTCTACTGGCTGTACGAGCGCAGCGGCGGCTGGCAGTCGAACGCAAACCAGCGCCTGCAACTGATCGAGGAAAAGGACGTCGACGTGGCCGCTGGCAAGTCGGCCCACGTGGAGTTCCCGGTGCAGTGGGGCAGCTACCGGGTCGAGGTGTACGACCCGGCCACGAAACTCACCACGGTGTTCCCGTTCTTCGCCGGCTACAGCTGGGACGACCAGAATCTCGGCAAGGAGGCGCGCCCGGACAAGGTCAAGCTGGCGCTGGACAAGGCGCGCTACCGCGCCGGCGACACCATGAAGGTCACCGTGACGCCGCCGCAGCCCGGCCCCGGCGTGCTACTGGTGGAATCGGACCATCTGCTCTACACGAGGAACATCGACGCGAAGGCCGGCGCGGTGTTCGAGATCCCGGTGACGAAAGACTGGGAGCGCCACGACGTCTACGTGACCGCGCTGGTGTTCCGCGGCGGCGAGGCAGCCGAGCACACCACGCCGGCGCGCGCGATGGGCGTGGAGTACGTGGCGATGGACCGCAACGACCGGCGCATCGCGCTGAAGCTCGACGCGCCCGCGCTGCTGCGCCCGGGCAACCCGCTCGAGGTCGGCGTGCAGGCGAGTGGGCTGGCCGGGCAGCAGGCGTTCGTCACACTGTCGGCGGTCGACCAGGGCGTGCTCAACATCACCAGCTATCCGGTGCCCGACGCGTGGGCGTGGCTGTTCGCCAGGCGCGCGCTCGGCGTCGATGCGTACGACCTGTACAGCCGCATCATCGAGGCGATGGACGGCACCGAGGCCAGGCTGCGCTATGGCGGCGACATGAGCGGCGCGGCCTTGCCCAAGGCCACCCGGCTCAACCCGAAGGTGCAGATCGTCGACCTGTTCGCTGGCCCGGTGGCGTTCGATGCGCAGGGCAGGGCCAAGTTGCATGTGGACGTGCCCGACTTCAACGGCAGCCTGCGCCTGGCCGCGCTGGCGTACACCGACAGCCGCTACGGCAACGCCGACGGCGCAGTCACCGTGCGTGCGCCGCTGGTGGTCGAGCCGAGCACGCCGCGGGTGATGGCGGCCGGCGACAAGGCGATGATCAGCCTGGATCTCAAGAACCTGTCCGGCAAGGACGGCACGGCGAAGGTCAGCGTCAAGGGCGGTGGCCCGATCACGGTGGACAAGGCCACGCCAAGCGTGCCGCTGAAGGATGGCGCCGGCGCCACCTTGCACATGCCGGTGACGGCACAGGCGGGCGCGGCAGTGGCGACAGTGGACATCCACGCCGAGTTGAACGACTACCGGGTCGACCGCCACTTCGAATTCGCGGTGCGTCCGGCCTGGCCGGAGACGGTGAGCACCACGCCGCTGGCGCTGGAAGCGGGCAAGCCCGTGCACTTCGGCGGCGCCGCGATCGCCGGCCTGCTGCCGGCCACGGTGAACGCGCGGATCACCCTGAGCACCCTGCCGCCGCTGCCGTACGCGGCCGCGCTGCGCGACATGCTGCGCTACCCCTACGGCTGCATCGAGCAGACCACCAGCAAGGGCTACGCCGCCTTGATTCTGGACGGCCAGACGGCCAAGGCATTGGGTACGCAAGTGATGAGCGACGCGATGCGCAAGGCCGCGGTGGATGGCGCGCTGTCGCGGATCGCCTCGTTCCAGGCCAGCAACGGCCACTTCAGCTTCTGGGGCAGCAGCAGCCCGATCGTCACCTTCACCACGCCGTACGTGGTGGACTTCATGCTGGACGCGCGCGACGCCGGTTTCGCGGTGCAGCAGGACGTGCTGCAAAAGTCGCTGCAGCGGCTCAACGACGACCTGCTCGCCGGCGGCCACCCGTACTACGAGTACGAGCAGCACGATCACCTGCGCCTCGCCGACGAGGCGTACTCCGGCTTCGTGCTGGCCCGCGTCAACCGCGCGCCGCTGGGCACGCTGCGCGCGATCTTCGACAACGAGCGACAGAAGCTGGTGGCGCCGCTGCCGCTGCTGCACCTCGGCATCGCGTTCAAGTTGATGGGTGACAACGAGCGCGCGCAGAAGGCGATCGACGAGGCGTTCGCCTGGAGCAAGGAGCGCCCCTGGTACGTCGGCGACTACGGCTCGGAGCTGCGCGATCTGGCGCTGATGGTCGCGCTCACCCACAGCTACGGCATGAGCAAGCCGGCCTACGACGCCAAGCTGGTCGACTGGGCGCGCAACGCCACCGCGAACGTGCGCCAGCGGCAGAAGGAGTTTGCCGACTACCGCTGGTCGTGGTCGTACCTGAGCACGCAGGAACAGGCCGCGATCGCGCGTGTGGCGGCGGCGTTCGACGCGAAAAGCGGCGCGCCGCTGGCCGCCACGATCAGCGTGAACGGCAAGGCCGAGACCGCGCCGGACCAGCGCGTGTGGAGCCGTGCGCTCAACGCGGCCGAACTCGGCGCCGGCATCGGCGTCGGCGTGCAGCCGACCAGCGACGCGGCGGTGTTCGCCACGCTCGACGTGGCCGGCATCCCGCAGCATGCACCCGCCGCCGATGCCAGCCAGATCGACGTGCGGCGCAGCTGGTTCACCACCGACGGCAAATCGTGGAGCGGCGGACCGCTGAAGGAAGGCGACACGCTGATTGTCGAGCTGAGCATCGAGGCGCGCATGAACGTCCCCGACGCGCTGGTCACCGATCTGCTGCCGGGCGGGCTGGAGGTGGAGAACCTCAACCTCGGCGGCGCGCAGTCGTGGTCCGGCGTGGTGATCGACGGCATCGAGCTGGACCAGCACGCCGCGGCGGCGCAGATCGTGCACGAGGAATACCGCGACGATCGCTACGCCGCCGCGCTGAACCTGAGCCGCGGCGACACCGCCCGCGTGTTCTACCTGGTGCGCGCGGTGACCCCGGGCACCTACACCGTGCCGCCGCCACTGGTGGAGGACATGTACCGCCCGGCCGTGCGCGGCATCGGCAAGGCCGAGCCGGCGAAGATCACGGTGGTGGAGCCGTAG
- a CDS encoding S1 family peptidase: MRTWCGGATRRLGMLVLLCGLGLAGMSTARAASLDPALLPKIQAATFEVVQAKPAVDPLSYERPLPLELLPYQERTDKYYSIGTAFAIGHNRYVTAAHVLLAGVDSLWGPPQLRDAAGRVYPIGKIEKFSLGKDFVVFSLAQPPAGDAALELDASPALNQVVYAVGNALGTGVVIRDGLYTSDTPEQQDGAWKWMRFSAAASPGNSGGPLLGKDGKLIGVVLMKSANENLNYALPIREVLDAPAGKAVMDTRVTYQIDLFDTVQNDRLKAQFALPVGLGDFYREYQARMDANSDTQLKALLAKESANLFPNGAGSARLLHQQTQLDGFPTLIVRGTDGEWRRAGGQAQRFALDGNGYVATGGVARNGLVRLRRPDGVAAATFYGDAKSRMDLLARTGMFQREVAGEKVKITSLGKPVRESTRLDRWQRPWHVGVWTLPYANALVVAYTLPVPDGSVMLVRFTPPSHEYDSMLDLDEMSSFVHVTYQGTLAQWKDFLAHPALQPAAFKNIHIGFDYDRRFSYASQRLRFAYPSAVQAIKPDNLLWLGFRFFLDDGKPVWDVGDVNVWKDTASDDHNNVNVQRYVAPPPGLDDDLSSRWRKLSAREYPYNGVARYENDLMKINVVVAPAAPAGQPSTVLYTAFYGTVGTQPQADMKGKLDLLTKDMQVTEH, translated from the coding sequence ATGCGTACATGGTGTGGGGGAGCGACCCGCCGTCTCGGCATGCTGGTGCTGCTGTGCGGCCTCGGCCTGGCGGGGATGTCGACGGCACGGGCGGCCAGCCTCGATCCGGCGCTGCTGCCGAAGATCCAGGCGGCCACCTTCGAGGTGGTGCAGGCCAAGCCGGCCGTCGACCCGCTGAGCTACGAGCGGCCGCTGCCGCTGGAGCTGCTGCCCTACCAGGAGCGTACCGACAAGTACTACTCCATCGGCACCGCGTTCGCGATCGGCCACAACCGCTACGTCACCGCCGCGCACGTGCTGCTGGCCGGCGTGGACAGCCTGTGGGGGCCGCCCCAGCTGCGCGACGCCGCCGGTCGCGTATACCCGATCGGCAAGATCGAGAAGTTCTCGCTGGGCAAGGATTTCGTGGTGTTCTCCCTGGCGCAGCCGCCGGCGGGCGACGCCGCGTTGGAGCTCGACGCCAGCCCCGCGCTGAACCAGGTGGTCTATGCGGTGGGCAATGCGCTGGGCACCGGCGTGGTGATCCGCGACGGTCTGTACACCTCCGACACGCCGGAGCAGCAGGACGGCGCCTGGAAATGGATGCGCTTCTCCGCCGCCGCCTCGCCCGGCAACAGCGGCGGCCCGCTGCTCGGCAAGGATGGCAAGCTGATCGGCGTGGTGCTGATGAAGTCGGCCAACGAGAACCTCAACTACGCGCTGCCGATCCGCGAGGTGCTGGATGCGCCCGCCGGCAAGGCGGTGATGGATACGCGCGTCACCTACCAGATCGACCTGTTCGACACCGTGCAGAACGACCGGCTCAAGGCGCAGTTCGCGCTGCCGGTCGGCCTGGGCGATTTCTACCGCGAGTACCAGGCCCGCATGGACGCCAACAGCGACACGCAGCTGAAGGCGCTGCTGGCGAAGGAGTCGGCCAACCTGTTCCCGAACGGCGCGGGCTCGGCGCGGCTGCTGCACCAGCAGACGCAACTGGACGGCTTTCCCACGCTGATCGTGCGCGGCACCGACGGCGAATGGCGGCGCGCCGGCGGACAGGCGCAGCGTTTCGCGCTGGACGGCAACGGCTATGTGGCCACCGGCGGGGTGGCGCGCAATGGCCTGGTCCGCCTGCGCCGGCCCGACGGGGTGGCCGCGGCAACGTTCTATGGCGACGCGAAGTCGCGCATGGACCTGCTGGCGCGCACCGGCATGTTCCAGCGCGAGGTTGCCGGCGAGAAGGTCAAGATCACCTCGCTGGGCAAGCCGGTGCGCGAATCGACCCGCCTCGACCGCTGGCAGCGGCCGTGGCATGTCGGCGTGTGGACGCTGCCTTACGCGAATGCGCTGGTGGTGGCGTATACGCTGCCGGTGCCGGACGGCAGCGTGATGCTGGTGCGCTTCACGCCGCCCTCCCACGAGTACGACAGCATGCTGGACCTGGACGAGATGAGCAGCTTCGTCCACGTCACCTACCAGGGCACGCTGGCGCAATGGAAGGACTTCCTCGCTCACCCGGCCTTGCAGCCGGCCGCGTTCAAGAACATCCACATCGGCTTCGACTACGACCGCCGCTTCAGCTACGCCTCGCAGCGGCTGCGCTTCGCCTACCCGTCCGCGGTGCAGGCGATCAAGCCGGACAACCTGCTGTGGCTCGGCTTCCGTTTCTTCCTGGACGACGGCAAGCCGGTATGGGACGTGGGCGACGTGAACGTGTGGAAGGACACCGCCTCCGACGACCACAACAACGTCAACGTGCAGCGTTATGTGGCGCCGCCGCCCGGGCTGGACGATGACTTGAGCAGCCGCTGGCGCAAGCTGTCGGCGCGCGAGTATCCCTACAATGGCGTGGCGCGCTACGAGAACGACCTGATGAAGATCAACGTCGTGGTCGCCCCGGCCGCCCCGGCCGGGCAGCCGTCCACGGTGCTGTACACCGCCTTCTACGGCACCGTGGGCACGCAGCCCCAGGCCGACATGAAGGGCAAGCTCGACCTGCTGACCAAGGACATGCAGGTCACCGAACATTGA